The Cygnus olor isolate bCygOlo1 chromosome 22, bCygOlo1.pri.v2, whole genome shotgun sequence DNA window CATTATCCATCATTTTTAGGGGGTAGATCTTGCTCTTATCTAATATTTTCCTGGACACCACTTTGTCAGCAGAGCTGAAGAATCCAGATCTGTGGTAGTTGTTCCCAGCTGCATCCTCTGGGTTTACATGAGAATCGGAAAGAGAAACCCATCAATTGcctgacatttttaaagcaagtttaaTCTATAAAATAACATTCCAGCCTCAGGCGTAAAAATCCAGTTTGCTTGCTCCAGAATTCTCACCTGTTACCCTGAGCTAATTTTCGTGTGCAGGCAGCAGACAGTCCGTGGCATGTAAAAATCTTCACAGTCTGCACAGAAAGGGGCGAACAACTCCTGAAAAGACCTTGTATGGGAATTCTTCACAGCAATGCCCAACAGAGATTTCCTGTTATCCCCCAACTTTCTCCAGAAGCATAAAACAGGTTACCATTGCCCTCTTCTGCTGCGTATGTAAGGGAAGGAATAACTCATGGCTTGTATATGGAACAAAATTCCCATTTGTTGTAACAAGAGACTGAATGCAGTGCAGAGCACACAAGGGATTGTTTTGTGGTCAAAACACTGGTGTATGACATTAAATCTCATTTCTGGCACTGTTGTATGCTTTTCCTGAAGATTTGTTATCTCAGCCTTTGATTTTCCTCTCATTTGAGTGGTTACTGGAAGGTTCCTGTTGCTTGAGGAAGTATTTTGATATgtcagaaaaggaaggggaagacactgtttttttcccttttattacACATTCTCTAAAGCCAGAATTTCTCCTAAATGCCTTGGTAAGTCTGTTTTGTGATACTGAACGAAACTGTAAAGAGAAAGGAAGTAACTGTGTGGGCGGAGGAGAAGGGGAGTCCAGAAATAGCCAGAAATGCATGAATCGTGGTACTCTTCTGCAAAGATGTGTACTTCTGCGATGTTGTGTCCTCATGCTTCGTTGTGCTTATCCGGTGTATTGTATCACAATCTattcacaaaaccaaaatgtaagCACTTGAACTGCTTGGCTGCAACATCTACAATCAAATCAAGAGCCGGTTTAAATACTCAGCTCTTTTTACCTTAATTTGTCATTTTGTCTTGACAGTTCCTGATATCTGACACTGGTGGCACAACTTCCTGagacagcaaagggaaaaaaagaacacatcaGCTTTTCTCTGAATGTTCCCCCCTAATTATTGCCTGAAGTTTTAAACATTGAAGCATTCGTATTTGAGAAACTGCCTTTGTAAAAACCCTTTAACAGAGCCATTTCCACTCTCTATAAAAAGcctcaaaaattaaataaaactttactAATAATGTGAACGTTTATACAGATCACTAGCAAGATTAATGTATGATAAATACAGAGTCAtacaattttcaaaatgaagagtACCAAATGTGAGGGCTTCATAGGGAAAGTAATAGCTGTGCAAAGTCAGCTAGTAGCAGTCAAgtccaattttaaaaaattattaataagcCTGGTACTATTTTTCTCATGGTGAATATTTCACTTAAATATTAAACTGATGTTTATCTGATGGGCTCGTGGATACAACAGCACACAGTGCTGATTTAAATACACCTTAAAAGATGATGCTGATATTGGGATAACACCAAATAGCTTGGAAGTACCTTTGAAACCAGCATGTCGATAAGTGTAATGGTGCACACCTGAATATTGTTAAATTTCACAGAGCCCCTTGATTTTCCTCTTCTATATAAACCCCTAAGCAAGGTGTGTTGTTTAGAAGAGTGGGGGGGAGAAATTGGGTGTTTTTGGggtttctgttaaaaagaaaagcaaaagtaaagcCAACAACTACATAGGTTCTTGTAGTCTTAGATCTGTTTCCTTGGTGACTATTTGGAGTTGTATATAAGGTATACCTTAGATTTTCAACAGCTTTGGTCTGAGAAGgtaatgtttctcattttcattgtaAGTAAAAGAACTATGTAATTCTCAGTAAGTACTCCTGCTTCATTATTGAAATGTGTATGTGATGTGTAATAAGGAATAATATCTCTTAtacttgttaatattttaacaagtgTAGTGTGGGAGTCTTCTGGCAGTATGTTAAGCTGGTGTCAGTGTCCTGAACTGAAGTGATCAGTTGTTTAGCATCTGGGCTTATCTAGGCTTTATCTGACACAGCTTATGCAGGTTCTGTAATATTTATCTTTGGAATTTGATACTGCCTTAATGTTATTAAACTTATTTAGTGTAGTATCTCATTTCTACTGATGGCTCCCCAACAGCCAAAGCACTTTGTGCacttgatttaaaatgaaagatgaaattgCTGCCACGGTCTTCTTCATCACAAGGCTGGTGAAAAGGGAAGACAAGCTGAGTAAGcataaaatggagaaatttgCAGCTAAGTTGACAACAATACTGTTTGAGAAGTACAAGAATCACTGGTACTTGGACAATCCATCCAGAGGACAAGCCTTCAGGTAAGGGGATCCTTAGCAGAAGAGGAGGTGGACTGGAGTCTTTGCATGACGTTCAAGATGCAGCAAATGTAGCTAAATGGAAACTAGTTTTTCACAGGATGTATCTGCAAGTATGTCTAGAGAGCCAGGGTAGAAAACCAAAGACAGTGTGCACAGTGTCTTGACTACCCCTCTGACTTGTTGAGTGCAGAACTTAGAACTTAATTATGAGTCATTAAGACCACTTGTAACAACTTCAAGTCTCCAGAAATGACCATTGTGGTGAGTTGCTGCATGATGTCTTAAAATGAACAAGAAGTAACAGAAGCCTTGGTTGGGCTTATAAATCAGCCAGTTAATTTAACTTGCTTCTTGAAGTTGTCAGAACTTGCATCAACAGGCTGTGTTAAGATAAACTGTAGTAAACCTAATTGAATTCTGCTGTGGCTTTGCAAGTTCTGCTCATACAAAATTCCAATGTTCTACTCGCACTTGTGTTCTTAACTAGGTGTATAAGGATAAACAAACATCAGACAAGAGATCCGCTGCTGGAGCAAGCTTGTGTGGAGAGTAATGTGGACTTCAATAGTCTTGGTCTGCCGAAAGAGATGACGCTATGGGTTGATCCATTTGAGGTATGTTGCAGGTGAGTTGAGAACCTGTGACTAACATCAGTGACTAATGTCACACTGTGTGTTCTGTCCCAGCTTGATCCTTGCTGAACTTATTAATGAACTTATTGTAAGAGACTGTATCAAGGTGTACTTCTGTATTAGTGTCAGGTGAGTAGTAGCGAATGTCTGTACTGCTCGTGCAGAACTGCATGATACAAATACAGTTTCTTCCAGGTATGGTGAGAAGAACCGGCCGTTCACAATTGCCCACTTTGAAGGAGAGGAGAACCCAGAGCTCCCTCAGCAGATCAGCTATGCTGTTGACAGAGCAGCTCTAGACTATCAATCTGGCACCTCTTCTGATGAGGAGAGCTTCAACAAGGAACCAAAAGCTATCCCTACTGTCAGTAACCCTAACAGTGTCTACCAGGTAAATATGGTCATGGTATGTAGCTTTTGGTCAGAGCTATCACCTGCCCTGCAGATCCTGTTGTGGAGGAGTACGGTAAACTAACAGCTGATGGCCAGACTAATCTCCCCTCTCTTGTCCAAACACACTTTAACTTAATCTCATTTCTTGTTGTTTAGTTTGGTGACTACTGCAAGCCACCCATACAGCCCTGGTCTCAGTATCTTCATAGGAAGACACACATGACTGATGGCTCATACTATGCCCAGCACAGGGGTTACAAAGTCTACAGGCCAACAGCTGCTTTCACAGGACCGCGTGTTGATAGATACCACTGGATCAATACCAAGCGGTAGATCTGTGGCTGCACATGTTAGATGCTGTTGAAGCACTGAGCTATGGGATGGGATGAAGGCTGGCACTGCAAAGcttcataaaaacagaaagcacttACTGTCTATTCCCTATCTCTTACTCGGTATATCTGGAACTTTGGGGTTTTATTATGtaactttttaatgttttattaatgttaACATAAGACTGAAAATTAATGTGAGACTCTACTTGTAAGCTAAAAAGGAAACGCATATACCAATAAATCtaatcatgttttttttaaaagctgtctgATCTGCTATCAGTGCCCTGAAGGCAGTTAAAGCTTTTCAGTGAAGTCACAAGCAAGTCAAGGaagactttcaaaaaaaaaaaatccaacttgCTTTGAAAGGTAGTCTGCTTCCTTCTGGCAAAAGTAGCAAGAGCAGAAGCACACTCCGTATTTGCATGTCTACACATCACAGGTGGTTGAGTGAAGCTTTACTATATGCAGCTGTGAAAGACTGCCTTGTGGCTCCAGCTGGGCTTCTGCTTCTTAGCCTCTAGCTTACCTGTCAGAAGAACACAGCCTACTGGACAGGAGAAGGATGAATACATGGCATTGTAGCTTGCCAGTCTGCAGTACTGTGTCCCCTGGGAAGCTTTCCCTGTAGCTGTGGGACAACTTGAGTCACTTGAGCTGTTTTCCAACTAGTCCAGAACTCTGGACACATAGTCTACACTCCCAGTAGGAAAGACACGGGAGTCTTAAACTGTGTTCTAGGATATTGCTTGAGAcatctttccttatttttactCAGTGCTGGTACTAATCACATTCAACACAACTGCTTTTGTATTGATTTGCAGTATCTCTTCCTACTGACTCAACTTGTCTCCTATTCCACCCCTCTGCTTTTTAAACTGGGACATGAGGGTAACAGAAGTGATGTCAATAGCTTGTCTTGCTGGCTAATCTGCTGAAAATGCTCAACAAACTTAATGCTCAACAAACTTGTGTGTCAAAAGCCAATAGCTCATGTAAATAAATGCCTACTTACTGTGGCTATTTCTACCTGTTTTAGTCTACCTGTTGCTACCTAATAAACAGTGATGGAAACCGTTGAGAAGTAGTCCTGAAAGAGAGAGGCACTCTAAAAGCAGGCAGCTAGAGCCACTTCAATAGCTGGAGGGCTGCCTGTATAAgtaaagccaaacaaaaaggATTAAAACTATCGTGTAAATTTCAGGTAATCTCAAGTGTAGAAGATACTTGCTGTGTAAAGTCACAGGTGCTCAGTAAACTGTATCTTAGTTACCTTTTTATTATGATGTACATATGATATGGATGGGGGATAATTAGGAGACCAATTCTTGTAATGCTGTTCTGCAATGAGGTGCTCTCAGTCATGCTTCACCATGACTTGGTCTGTATTTCTTCAGAACAAACCCACACTACTGAGTCACATGTACTTTTGCACAAGACTCCTTGCAATAAACTTTATTAATAGGGCTCAGTAGATCACTCATACAAAAAGTCAGTCCTACGCTGCCTGTAAGTATAGAgaacttcctttttaaaagacttCATTTTGAAGTCTGCTCTTTGTGTGAATGCTGTAATCTCTGTGATGTTGCATAAACTAAATAAATGAGATGATGTGAGGTGGGAGGCTTCTTCATTACTGTGAGTCAGAAGCAGTGTTTTCAACTAATTCTTACAGCTTTGATAATAGAGCTTGCATTTGAGCAATTTGATCCATTTATTGTAATCAGTGGTGTATTTTTCCTAGCAAGATCCAAGTAAGCATCTTTCTATAGGGGGAAAGCGTAAGTGTTTGACGTGCCAATTCTGAGAGAATACAATGAGTGTGCAATTCGTGAAGTTGTAATAATCTAGCTACTTCTCAGTATTGAATGTTTGATGTTTAATGAGGTAACAGCATTAGTATGAGGTTATTCAGTGGGTCATGAAATAACTTAAAGTTCTTGCCCTCTGCCTTCATAAATTGTTGTACTGGTGGGGTGAGAAGGATCTCATGTGACTTGTTACCTAAACTAGAGGCTGTGGTGGGCAGATACTTCATTTACTATTGGATGTCAAATTCCCCATGCCCTTCAGGGCTTGGCTCTTGAATTTGGGAGGAGGAAAATCTGCATCTCTAAGCTTAAGAGCAGGGCGAGTCTTTGACAGTGCAGGGATTGCATTCCTTTATGGTTGGCACTACAGAGCAGCCGATGTGTGGTGACATCAGGAAAAGTGAAGGTTGTCCACACTGGGCAAGCTGCTTTTGGTGGTGGAGGTTATGTCTCCTGCTCCTGTTGTGCAATTGTGTAGGTACAGTTACTTGGGCTGATTACGTCTATAGCTTTCCTTGTCTTAAGGTCTGAAGCATAAATGTCAGCTGATGTCTGTAGAGGCTTCAAAACATGTAGCAAAATGATactttagtttaaaatatatatacttaatgagatttaaatactgtttctaaATTTTGCTCCTGTTCCTGAAAGCTGGGGGTTTGGTGAGCTTTTACAACAGTGTTTGTCATTTCACTACTTGGATGTAGTAATGTAGGCTAAAATCTTGTCACTTAAATTACTGTATTGCTTTCTCTCTCAATTTAATAAGCCTTTGgtatgaagaggaaaaacacagtctcataaaatgaaaacacaagatTTCTTTTGGTGTAAAGCCTGAAGACAAAAGCAGAGGACCAATTTAGAACCAATTCATGAAGTCTTCTTCTGAATGTCATTAAAACTTTTTACCTAGGGCTATCTTCTCTTCTAATGCCTTTATTTGTCGTACCAAATGGTCTTTTTCCAAACTAGTTAATTCAAGGTGGTCAAAAAGCAAGTCTTCACTGCCTTTACTGTTCAAAAAGTGGCGTTCACCTTCTATGATATCCACCAGCTCTTCAGTTAACGTATCCACTTTATCCTCAAGTTCTGAAGGGGTCAAGTAAGTGCAGCTCTCCTCTGCTGAGCTAAAGAAATGGAATGCTTAAAATCAGATGGTCAAAATGCCACTGTTGGTGCTATCTGTAGACTTTTCCCAAGACCAAGCCAGAAAGACCAATTTCACAGAAACTTAACTTCTGTTACTCAAAACTTCTGTTACTCAAAAGATGATAGCTTAGACAGAAGCAATCAGTCTTTGTAACAATCGGGCAGCACATTTGGCCTGTCCTTTATACAATGTCAGTAGATGTAGCAGGTTGTGGAAAATGGTTTTATAGTGTAGAATGAGGTCATAATGAAGAGGTGTCATGATTTGCTTCGTTTACAACCCCCCAGATTGTTTGATTGTTGTTGTCTTAATACAACAGTTCATAATACATCCTCTCAAATCATTCTTACCGTGTCCTCCGTCCCAAACTGCCCTTTTCATAGCTGCTTAAGGCATGAGGGAAATGTTCTTTGCTCTTCACAAACGACTTGTCACTTAGTGGTTCCTCAAATTTGTCATGCAATAAGCACAGAAGTGGAGAGAGCAAATCagtgttaattttaaaagccataGAAAAACtcttcaaatacattatttcatgGTACTATTTTTTATACCGTTGTAGTGATTTGCATGAGGCCcaaaatttctttcagaaagagttttttcagataaaaataacaGCCTCTGATGCTATTTGTGTGGCTTTTAGATTCAAACAGTCACATGCTTGCTGGGTACCTATAGCTGAAGGTATGAGTCCAGACACCTATAAGCAGGTTTGAATTGCAATTTCTCAATGAGATGAGAATAAGGATGGTGAGCTTTCAACCAAACCAGGACTCGTGATCTTTTTTATTACCTTCTCAAATGCTTCCATCCCTGTGAAGCTTTTCACTTTCACCTCAAAAAGTTGGGAGATAAGAGTTATTTCTTCCTTGGAGAATGGTTCTTCCTTTAGCAATATCTGAGTTATTCCAGAGGATTTTTCACCCTGGAGAACTGTTGACAGCTGGAGTCTAAGAGAGAACATTTCACCAAGGCAAGTCTTTAATGCCTAGAAAAAGAGAATACAGTATAcggtggatttttttttgttgttgtcttgcTGCCTTACAGCTGAGATGAAGCTGCATTATTTAGGTGTTGAATACGAACCATTCTGTGAACAACCTTTGTGCAACAACAGTGGCAGTTCAGATAACAGCCTTTAACCATCTATTCTTTCacctttgatttttgtttttagaagttACAAGTacaaaactgttaaaaacacCTGCTTTTAAAATGGTGCTTTTTTCCAAACGCTGCTGTGATGTAATTACATTTGGAACATATTGGTGTACCTGATAAAAAAGCCTCAGAAAGATTGGGTTGGTGTCGTGGTTGAAGTCAGCAGCAGTGATA harbors:
- the BTG4 gene encoding protein BTG4, translating into MKDEIAATVFFITRLVKREDKLSKHKMEKFAAKLTTILFEKYKNHWYLDNPSRGQAFRCIRINKHQTRDPLLEQACVESNVDFNSLGLPKEMTLWVDPFEVCCRYGEKNRPFTIAHFEGEENPELPQQISYAVDRAALDYQSGTSSDEESFNKEPKAIPTVSNPNSVYQFGDYCKPPIQPWSQYLHRKTHMTDGSYYAQHRGYKVYRPTAAFTGPRVDRYHWINTKR